From one Eucalyptus grandis isolate ANBG69807.140 chromosome 9, ASM1654582v1, whole genome shotgun sequence genomic stretch:
- the LOC104420014 gene encoding elongation factor 1-gamma, with product MALVVHATSNKNVYKALIAAEYTGVKVELAPNFEMGVSNKTPEFIKMNPIGKIPVLETPDGPVFESNAIARYVCRLKADNPLYGSSLIDYAHIEQWIDFSSLEVDANILNWLRPRMGRAVYLPPAEEAVIAALKRALGALNVHLSSNTYLVGHSVTLADIITTCNLFMGFTKLLPKSFTSEFPHVERYFWTMVNQPNFKKVLGEVKQAESVPPIQSAKKPAQPKEAAKPKPKEEPKKKEAPKEPKAEAAEEEEAPKPKAKNPLDLLPPSKMILDEWKRLYSNTKTNFREVAIKGFWDMYDPEGYSLWFCDYKYNDENTVSFVTLNKVGGFLQRMDLARKYAFGKMLVIGSEAPFKVKGLWLFRGQEVPQFVIDECYDMELYEWKKVDISDEAQKERVSQMIEDQEPFEGEALLDAKCFK from the exons ATGGCTCTG GTTGTGCACGCCACAAGTAACAAAAATGTCTACAAGGCACTCATTGCTGCAGAATACACTGGTGTGAAAGTTGAACTGGCACCGAATTTTGAGATGGGTGTTTCAAATAAAACTCCCGAGTTTATCAAGATGAACCCTATTGGAAAG atcCCTGTGTTGGAAACACCTGATGGCCCTGTCTTCGAGAGCAATGCCATTGCCCGTTATG TTTGTCGGTTGAAGGCAGACAATCCCTTGTACGGATcttctttgattgattat GCTCATATTGAACAATGGATTGATTTCTCATCTCTGGAAGTTGATGCCAACATTTTGAACTGGTTGAGACCGAGAATGGGACGGGCAGTGTACCTTCCTCCG GCTGAGGAAGCTGTAATTGCCGCCCTGAAGAGGGCGTTAGGTGCTTTGAATGTGCATCTTTCGTCCAATACCTATTTGGTCGGGCACTCTGTGACCTTGGCTGACATTATCACGACCTGCAACTTGTTCATGGGATTCACCAAACTTTTGCCCAAGAGCTTTACCTCAGAGTTCCCTCATGTAGAGAGGTACTTCTGGACCATGGTTAATCagccaaatttcaaaaaggtGCTGGGAGAGGTGAAGCAAGCCGAATCTGTTCCACCGATTCAATCAGCAAAGAAGCCTGCCCAGCCAAAAGAGGCAGCTAAACCAAAGCCCAAGGAagagccaaagaagaaggaagctcCAAAAGAGCCCAAAGCAGAAGCTGCTGAGGAGGAAGAGGCGCCCAAGCCAAAGGCAAAGAATCCTCTGGATCTCTTGCCTCCGAGTAAGATGATATTGGATGAGTGGAAGAGGCTCTACTCAAATACCAAGACCAACTTCCGTGAAGTTGCAATTAAAG GATTCTGGGACATGTATGATCCTGAGGGATACTCACTGTGGTTCTGTGATTACAAGTACAATGATGAGAATACCGTTTCTTTTGTCACCTTGAACAAAGTAGGTGGATTTCTGCAGCGTATGGACCTTGCTCGCAAGTATGCATTTGGAAAGATGCTGGTGATCGGGTCGGAGGCGCCTTTCAAGGTGAAGGGTCTGTGGCTTTTCCGCGGGCAAGAAGTCCCGCAGTTTGTGATCGATGAGTGTTATGACATGGAGCTCTATGAGTGGAAGAAGGTCGACATTTCAGACGAGGCCCAGAAGGAGCGCGTTAGCCAGatgattgaggatcaggagcCATTCGAGGGAGAGGCCCTGTTGGATGCCAAGTGCTTCAAATGA
- the LOC104420013 gene encoding uncharacterized protein LOC104420013: MREMPPPLGSLRFLLVLASILLRLSPGSSDDASSSKNGTKSETHDKSSGNTGSMVLVVLVVIVVVALFSFVFYKLWQKKKRAEQYARLLKLFEEDDELEVELGLRD, encoded by the exons ATGAGAGAGATGCCCCCCCCGCTCGGATCGCTTCGATTTCTCCTCGTGTTGGCCTCGATTCTCCTTCGACTTTCCCCAG GCTCTTCTGATGACGCATCGAGCTCCAAGAATGGCACGAAATCCGAGACTCATGATAAGTCCAGTGGTAACACAGGGTCTATGGTACTGGTGGTATTGGTCGTGATCGTGGTTGTGGCccttttctctttcgttttttaCAAGTTATGGCAAAAGAAGAAGCGGGCTGAGCAGTATGCACGGCTTCTCAAGTTGTTTGAAGAGGATGATGAGCTCGAGGTCGAACTTGGTCTGCGAGATTGA
- the LOC104420016 gene encoding ras-related protein RABA2a encodes MARRAEEEYDYLFKVVLIGDSGVGKSNLLSRFTRNEFCLESKSTIGVEFATRTLQVEGRTVKAQIWDTAGQERYRAITSAYYRGALGALLVYDVTKPTTFDNVSRWLKELRDHADSNIVIMLIGNKTDLKHLRAVATEDAQSYAEKEGLSFIETSALEATNVEKAFQTILSEIYRIISKKPLSSEDAAPANIKEGKTIVVGESEANTKKACCSSS; translated from the exons ATGGCGAGGAGAGCGGAGGAGGAGTACGATTACCTGTTCAAGGTGGTGCTGATCGGCGATTCCGGGGTCGGCAAATCCAACCTCCTCTCCCGATTCACTCGCAACGAGTTCTGCCTCGAGTCCAAATCCACCATCGGCGTCGAATTCGCCACCCGCACCCTCCAA GTTGAGGGAAGGACTGTTAAAGCACAGATATGGGACACCGCTGGCCAGGAGCGATACAGAGCAATCACCAGCGCCTACTACAGGGGTGCCCTTGGGGCTCTTCTTGTATACGATGTGACAAAGCCGACTACTTTTGACAATGTGAGTCGATGGCTGAAGGAGCTGAGGGATCATGCCGATTCCAACATTGTCATCATGCTAATTGGGAACAAGACTGACTTGAAGCACCTTAGAGCAGTGGCTACTGAAGATGCCCAGAGTTATGCCGAGAAAGAGGGCCTCTCGTTCATCGAGACATCCGCCCTGGAAGCGACGAATGTGGAGAAGGCTTTCCAGACTATTCTCTCAGAGATATACAGGATAATTAGTAAGAAGCCTCTGTCCTCAGAAGATGCAGCCCCGGCCAACATTAAAGAAGGGAAAACCATTGTAGTTGGCGAATCAGAAGCCAACACGAAGAAGGCATGCTGCTCTTCGTCTTGA
- the LOC104420012 gene encoding KH domain-containing protein At1g09660/At1g09670 isoform X3, with translation MGERIQSGSFFQYPPSGLHASPHRSSPLPPDRERYLAELLAERQKFGPFMQVLPNCGRLLNQEIRRVSAYGTSFLDHERLDHESPHRPFNPQLNGRPLELDRWSVMQMEENGHLQKAGLFQSSSVGWPGAVGVPTTPVVKKVIRLDVPVDKYPSYNFVGRILGPRGNSLKRVEALTQCRVYIRGKGSVKDSVKEEKLKDKPGYEHLNEPLHILVEAEFPEDIINSRLEHAVAVLENLLKPVDECLDHYKKQQLRELAMLNGTLREESPSMSPSMSPSMSPFNSTGMKRAKTGR, from the exons ATGGGGGAGAGAATCCAGTCTGGGAGTTTCTTCCAGTATCCGCCCTCTGGCCTCCATGCCTCTCCTCACCGCTCCTCTCCCCTTCCTCCCGATCGAGAAAG ATACTTGGCTGAACTATTGGCTGAGAGGCAGAAGTTTGGACCCTTTATGCAGGTCCTTCCGAATTGTGGCCGGCTCCTTAATCAAG AAATTAGACGGGTATCAGCTTATGGTACAAGTTTTCTGGATCACGAGAGACTTGACCATGAGAGCCCACATAGGCCATTTAATCCACAGTTAAATGGGAGGCCCTTGGAGTTGGACAGGTGGTCTGTCATGCAAATGGAG GAAAATGGGCATCTCCAGAAAGCGGGTCTCTTTCAATCTTCTTCGGTTGGTTGGCCAGGAGCTGTCGGTGTACCAACCACTCCTGTAGTGAAGAAAGTCATCAGGCTTGATGTTCCTGTAGACAAATATCCAAGC TATAATTTTGTTGGAAGAATCCTTGGACCACGTGGAAACTCCCTTAAAAGAGTCGAAGCTTTGACACAATGTAGAGTGTACATAAGAGGCAAGGGCTCGGTGAAGGATTCTGTGAAG GAAGAAAAGTTAAAGGATAAGCCTGGATATGAGCATCTTAATGAACCTCTACACATTCTAGTGGAAGCTGAATTTCCAGAGGATATAATAAATTCAAGGTTGGAACATGCAGTGGCTGTACTAGAGAACCTTCTGAAGCCAGTG GATGAATGTTTGGATCACTACAAGAAACAACAGCTAAGGGAATTAGCTATGCTCAATGGTACGCTAAGGGAAGAAAGTCCTAGTATGAGCCCTAGCATGAGTCCGAGCATGTCACCCTTTAACAGCACAGGAATGAAAAGGGCAAAGACAGGAAGATAA
- the LOC104420015 gene encoding putative 12-oxophytodienoate reductase 11, protein MAAKPNSIPLLTPYKMGNFNLSHRIVLPPLTRSRSYGNIPQPHAVLYYSQRTTPGGLLIAEATGISNTAQGYPETPGIWTREQVEAWKPIVDAVHEKGGVFFCQIWHVGRVSSYSYQPNGEAPMSSTDKGVTPGLDGGDWSPPHRLRVDEIPHIVNDFRLAARNAIEAGFDGVEVHGANGYLIDQFMKDQVNHRTDEYGGSLEKRCRFALEVVEAVVNEIGADRVGMRLSPFADYMETADSDPNALGLYMANALNNYGLVYLHVIEPRMVRMGDKLESPHSLFTMRKAFKGTFIAAGGYRRDDGDKAIEEGYADLIAYGRVFLANPDLPRRLELNAPLNKYDRNTFYIPDPVVGYTDYPFLEVPA, encoded by the exons ATGGCAGCCAAGCCCAACTCCATCCCTCTCCTCACTCCTTACAAAATGGGCAACTTCAACCTGTCCcacag GATCGTGTTGCCACCATTGACGAGAAGCCGGTCCTACGGCAATATCCCTCAACCCCATGCCGTCCTTTACTACTCCCAGCGCACCACCCCCGGTGGCCTTCTCATCGCCGAAGCCACGGGCATTTCCAATACCGCCCAAGG GTATCCAGAAACGCCTGGTATTTGGACAAGAGAGCAAGTGGAAGCTTGGAAACCGATCGTGGATGCTGTTCATGAAAAGGGCGGAGTTTTCTTTTGCCAGATTTGGCATGTCGGTCGTGTTTCCAGCTATA GTTATCAGCCGAATGGTGAAGCTCCGATGTCAAGTACGGACAAGGGGGTGACCCCCGGGCTTGATGGAGGGGACTGGTCCCCTCCCCATCGTCTCCGAGTCGATGAAATCCCTCACATCGTCAACGACTTCAGGCTTGCTGCCCGTAATGCGATTGAAGCAG GATTTGATGGAGTGGAGGTCCATGGAGCGAATGGCTATTTGATAGACCAGTTCATGAAAGACCAAGTGAACCATAGGACCGACGAGTACGGGGGGAGCCTGGAGAAGCGTTGTCGCTTCGCATTAGAAGTGGTAGAAGCAGTGGTGAATGAGATTGGAGCTGACAGAGTCGGGATGAGGCTATCGCCGTTTGCCGATTACATGGAGACAGCGGATTCCGACCCGAACGCGCTGGGGCTCTACATGGCCAATGCACTCAACAACTATGGATTAGTCTACCTGCATGTGATTGAGCCAAGGATGGTCCGAATGGGGGACAAGCTAGAGAGTCCACACAGCCTTTTCACCATGAGAAAGGCCTTCAAGGGCACGTTCATTGCGGCGGGAGGGTACAGAAGAGACGACGGGGACAAGGCAATCGAGGAAGGCTATGCGGACCTGATAGCGTACGGCCGCGTGTTCCTAGCAAACCCGGATTTGCCGAGGCGGCTCGAGCTGAATGCGCCGCTCAACAAGTACGACAGGAACACCTTTTACATCCCAGATCCGGTGGTCGGGTACACCGATTATCCATTCCTCGAGGTCCCTGCATGA
- the LOC104420012 gene encoding KH domain-containing protein At1g09660/At1g09670 isoform X4, with amino-acid sequence MQVLPNCGRLLNQEIRRVSAYGTSFLDHERLDHESPHRPFNPQLNGRPLELDRWSVMQMEENGHLQKAGLFQSSSVGWPGAVGVPTTPVVKKVIRLDVPVDKYPSQYNFVGRILGPRGNSLKRVEALTQCRVYIRGKGSVKDSVKEEKLKDKPGYEHLNEPLHILVEAEFPEDIINSRLEHAVAVLENLLKPVQDECLDHYKKQQLRELAMLNGTLREESPSMSPSMSPSMSPFNSTGMKRAKTGR; translated from the exons ATGCAGGTCCTTCCGAATTGTGGCCGGCTCCTTAATCAAG AAATTAGACGGGTATCAGCTTATGGTACAAGTTTTCTGGATCACGAGAGACTTGACCATGAGAGCCCACATAGGCCATTTAATCCACAGTTAAATGGGAGGCCCTTGGAGTTGGACAGGTGGTCTGTCATGCAAATGGAG GAAAATGGGCATCTCCAGAAAGCGGGTCTCTTTCAATCTTCTTCGGTTGGTTGGCCAGGAGCTGTCGGTGTACCAACCACTCCTGTAGTGAAGAAAGTCATCAGGCTTGATGTTCCTGTAGACAAATATCCAAGC CAGTATAATTTTGTTGGAAGAATCCTTGGACCACGTGGAAACTCCCTTAAAAGAGTCGAAGCTTTGACACAATGTAGAGTGTACATAAGAGGCAAGGGCTCGGTGAAGGATTCTGTGAAG GAAGAAAAGTTAAAGGATAAGCCTGGATATGAGCATCTTAATGAACCTCTACACATTCTAGTGGAAGCTGAATTTCCAGAGGATATAATAAATTCAAGGTTGGAACATGCAGTGGCTGTACTAGAGAACCTTCTGAAGCCAGTG CAGGATGAATGTTTGGATCACTACAAGAAACAACAGCTAAGGGAATTAGCTATGCTCAATGGTACGCTAAGGGAAGAAAGTCCTAGTATGAGCCCTAGCATGAGTCCGAGCATGTCACCCTTTAACAGCACAGGAATGAAAAGGGCAAAGACAGGAAGATAA
- the LOC104420012 gene encoding KH domain-containing protein At1g09660/At1g09670 isoform X1 — translation MGERIQSGSFFQYPPSGLHASPHRSSPLPPDRERYLAELLAERQKFGPFMQVLPNCGRLLNQEIRRVSAYGTSFLDHERLDHESPHRPFNPQLNGRPLELDRWSVMQMEENGHLQKAGLFQSSSVGWPGAVGVPTTPVVKKVIRLDVPVDKYPSQYNFVGRILGPRGNSLKRVEALTQCRVYIRGKGSVKDSVKEEKLKDKPGYEHLNEPLHILVEAEFPEDIINSRLEHAVAVLENLLKPVQDECLDHYKKQQLRELAMLNGTLREESPSMSPSMSPSMSPFNSTGMKRAKTGR, via the exons ATGGGGGAGAGAATCCAGTCTGGGAGTTTCTTCCAGTATCCGCCCTCTGGCCTCCATGCCTCTCCTCACCGCTCCTCTCCCCTTCCTCCCGATCGAGAAAG ATACTTGGCTGAACTATTGGCTGAGAGGCAGAAGTTTGGACCCTTTATGCAGGTCCTTCCGAATTGTGGCCGGCTCCTTAATCAAG AAATTAGACGGGTATCAGCTTATGGTACAAGTTTTCTGGATCACGAGAGACTTGACCATGAGAGCCCACATAGGCCATTTAATCCACAGTTAAATGGGAGGCCCTTGGAGTTGGACAGGTGGTCTGTCATGCAAATGGAG GAAAATGGGCATCTCCAGAAAGCGGGTCTCTTTCAATCTTCTTCGGTTGGTTGGCCAGGAGCTGTCGGTGTACCAACCACTCCTGTAGTGAAGAAAGTCATCAGGCTTGATGTTCCTGTAGACAAATATCCAAGC CAGTATAATTTTGTTGGAAGAATCCTTGGACCACGTGGAAACTCCCTTAAAAGAGTCGAAGCTTTGACACAATGTAGAGTGTACATAAGAGGCAAGGGCTCGGTGAAGGATTCTGTGAAG GAAGAAAAGTTAAAGGATAAGCCTGGATATGAGCATCTTAATGAACCTCTACACATTCTAGTGGAAGCTGAATTTCCAGAGGATATAATAAATTCAAGGTTGGAACATGCAGTGGCTGTACTAGAGAACCTTCTGAAGCCAGTG CAGGATGAATGTTTGGATCACTACAAGAAACAACAGCTAAGGGAATTAGCTATGCTCAATGGTACGCTAAGGGAAGAAAGTCCTAGTATGAGCCCTAGCATGAGTCCGAGCATGTCACCCTTTAACAGCACAGGAATGAAAAGGGCAAAGACAGGAAGATAA
- the LOC104420012 gene encoding KH domain-containing protein At1g09660/At1g09670 isoform X2: MGERIQSGSFFQYPPSGLHASPHRSSPLPPDRERYLAELLAERQKFGPFMQVLPNCGRLLNQEIRRVSAYGTSFLDHERLDHESPHRPFNPQLNGRPLELDRWSVMQMEENGHLQKAGLFQSSSVGWPGAVGVPTTPVVKKVIRLDVPVDKYPSQYNFVGRILGPRGNSLKRVEALTQCRVYIRGKGSVKDSVKEEKLKDKPGYEHLNEPLHILVEAEFPEDIINSRLEHAVAVLENLLKPVDECLDHYKKQQLRELAMLNGTLREESPSMSPSMSPSMSPFNSTGMKRAKTGR; this comes from the exons ATGGGGGAGAGAATCCAGTCTGGGAGTTTCTTCCAGTATCCGCCCTCTGGCCTCCATGCCTCTCCTCACCGCTCCTCTCCCCTTCCTCCCGATCGAGAAAG ATACTTGGCTGAACTATTGGCTGAGAGGCAGAAGTTTGGACCCTTTATGCAGGTCCTTCCGAATTGTGGCCGGCTCCTTAATCAAG AAATTAGACGGGTATCAGCTTATGGTACAAGTTTTCTGGATCACGAGAGACTTGACCATGAGAGCCCACATAGGCCATTTAATCCACAGTTAAATGGGAGGCCCTTGGAGTTGGACAGGTGGTCTGTCATGCAAATGGAG GAAAATGGGCATCTCCAGAAAGCGGGTCTCTTTCAATCTTCTTCGGTTGGTTGGCCAGGAGCTGTCGGTGTACCAACCACTCCTGTAGTGAAGAAAGTCATCAGGCTTGATGTTCCTGTAGACAAATATCCAAGC CAGTATAATTTTGTTGGAAGAATCCTTGGACCACGTGGAAACTCCCTTAAAAGAGTCGAAGCTTTGACACAATGTAGAGTGTACATAAGAGGCAAGGGCTCGGTGAAGGATTCTGTGAAG GAAGAAAAGTTAAAGGATAAGCCTGGATATGAGCATCTTAATGAACCTCTACACATTCTAGTGGAAGCTGAATTTCCAGAGGATATAATAAATTCAAGGTTGGAACATGCAGTGGCTGTACTAGAGAACCTTCTGAAGCCAGTG GATGAATGTTTGGATCACTACAAGAAACAACAGCTAAGGGAATTAGCTATGCTCAATGGTACGCTAAGGGAAGAAAGTCCTAGTATGAGCCCTAGCATGAGTCCGAGCATGTCACCCTTTAACAGCACAGGAATGAAAAGGGCAAAGACAGGAAGATAA
- the LOC104420017 gene encoding glucuronoxylan 4-O-methyltransferase 1, which produces MKPKATYPINHKFLLLGIFLAFLVIFILRSSFSSSNEVSSSVSQNSSLKASSEAKASDCSPTCSKIPNPLAQALIHYTTSTITPQQTLKEISVTARVLKKKSPCNFLVFGLGHDSLMWSSLNYGGRTIFLEEDEAWIEQIKKRFPMLESYHVSYDSKVNQADNLMEAGKVPECMVVSDPRYSMCQLALKGLPDEVYERQWDLIMVDAPTGYYEEAPGRMTAIYTAGMMARNRKEGETDVFVHDVNRSVEDKFSKEFLCEGYMKKQENRLRHFIIPSHTGESSMPFCPV; this is translated from the coding sequence ATGAAGCCCAAGGCCACTTACCCCATCAACCACAAGTTCCTTCTCCTAGGCATCTTCCTCGCATTTCTCGTTATCTTCATTTTGAGATCaagcttttcttcttccaatGAAGTCTCCTCTTCCGTTTCCCAAAACTCCTCCTTGAAAGCCTCGTCAGAAGCAAAGGCATCCGACTGCTCGCCGACTTGTTCCAAGATCCCGAATCCACTAGCACAAGCTCTCATCCACTATACAACGTCGACCATCACCCCTCAACAAACACTCAAGGAGATATCGGTGACTGCTCGGGTCCTCAAAAAGAAATCGCCATGCAATTTCCTCGTGTTCGGACTCGGCCACGACAGTCTCATGTGGAGCTCCCTCAACTATGGCGGGCGAACTATCTTCCTAGAAGAAGACGAGGCGTGGATAGAGCAAATCAAAAAAAGGTTTCCGATGCTGGAGTCATACCACGTGAGTTATGATAGCAAGGTGAACCAGGCGGATAACCTAATGGAAGCAGGGAAGGTGCCGGAGTGCATGGTGGTGAGCGACCCTAGATACTCCATGTGCCAACTCGCGCTTAAGGGCTTGCCAGACGAAGTTTACGAGAGACAATGGGACCTTATCATGGTCGATGCGCCGACGGGATACTATGAGGAGGCACCGGGGAGGATGACGGCGATATACACAGCAGGGATGATGGCTAGGAataggaaggagggagagacgGATGTGTTTGTGCACGACGTTAACAGGTCCGTAGAAGACAAATTCTCCAAGGAATTCTTGTGTGAGGGTTACATGAAAAAACAGGAAAACAGGTTGAGGCACTTCATCATCCCTAGCCACACAGGCGAGTCCAGCATGCCCTTCTGTCCAGTCTAA